The Burkholderiales bacterium genome segment AGCCCTCGCGCTTCACCTCGATGTCGCCGGGGAGCCTGCCCAGCCCCAGCTTCGCCACCAGCGGCCAGGCGAGGCCGAGCACGAGGAGCACGATCCCGAGGGTGATCAGCCATTTCTGCATCGGCGCGACTCACGGGGATTGCGGGTTCGATTCTGCCAC includes the following:
- a CDS encoding DUF2905 domain-containing protein, yielding MQKWLITLGIVLLVLGLAWPLVAKLGLGRLPGDIEVKREGFTFYFPITTSILVSLVLTLILWIFRR